Proteins from one Plodia interpunctella isolate USDA-ARS_2022_Savannah chromosome 3, ilPloInte3.2, whole genome shotgun sequence genomic window:
- the LOC128683624 gene encoding uncharacterized protein LOC128683624 isoform X4 produces MSPETYGSKFASEYINNQSERDTTTEANFSSGVDNSSSQGSLDRISTQKAAFPFKSTPSGNFKVQSNQVVFQSSTVGVLLADPTQAKVKVKFEGQPAGEPDDALQTETENDTDEPQLQYDSRDIPNYQAKIFDRNPKTKLPDRESKDNKMVMSKDLNSLGYANAEPVDWTRVQLPKKQDLFQEFYRRIHTHVNTDTIVHIGEDGFHCHRIVLQIYSTFFQRNSHREIELPTSQVTSEAFQTIYEWMIFSGPDSNKVLRRDNVLDVFSAAQFLSIKDLEDQCWAFIVSEDLFIEDTAFTLYREARIKGMTPVTELMIPRVMRFFLPLVSSKDFVELELQEILPFFKSNYICVTSEIEVLMAGVRWLNADWPERQQYTVEVMRCVRFGLISPWQLVDIKRNPDNEEILEIVNEPEVQQMVDDGLAYVIIKYWYGNNSKNYYHWIDVLGLTEPAERNWIGEEKNHVTYKDFLKYLEQFMIPKDQLYQQMTLMQPPRRSDDVPGSIRGLDIDKLEMRRRTFEFPLSTLKSLGADKDKFPTMSDFFENRRKEGVVSPRSPSQEVELPPVPHIERRPSPDRERQLRQIEDQRKLQELQRQQIQQRKQIHQIHMCTTIQRDNVDRSPTRRPEQILDFPEKDSTDTTRTSPSETSGDSVDTSLTDKNRYAFNSGERRHSVAASYLATATAALAGPKKMGHMTPTSSPPPLRPPTGSNVRPDHVTRSPPPVSQNNNRSPQISLFNQSKESLARQNLNKLSMSVLGPNNKNYMNDGSLFNWDRETVLVFGGIDPHTTYGSGRNTGKNIYRFDPVTNVWDYVGDLPEPRHHHSVAFLRGRVYLVGGADPRDDDIRGKSVVVSTVWSFEPVSKSWYSESGLSIPRKNFGLVVHRMSLYAIGGQDKKGRVLRSVERFDPKTGFWTEVRSMSVARMAVAAVKYRDYIWVAGGMTGEKKKPVCKIVECYNSKTNEWTEIHSLRFPRCLTTLFVMNDKLYIIGGAGKKSEKDKTASSVSAIDTWDWKTREWKAETEMSMPRHGHALAYLGTQLIIIGGMTTVYMRALNHVESYCCERGAWIRGVATLPSPLSGHGAVTLPPASLM; encoded by the exons ATGTCGCCTGAAACATACGGATCGAAATTCGCTTCCGAATACATCAACAATCAATCTGAGCGTGATACAACAACCGAAGCAAATTTTTCATCTGGTGTTGACAACTctag TTCACAGGGTAGTCTCGATAGAATCAGTACGCAAAAGGCTGCTTTCCCATTCAAATCAACACCAAGTGGAAACTTCAAAGTCCAGTCAAATCAG GTTGTATTTCAATCTTCAACGGTGGGAGTGTTGTTAGCAGATCCAACACAAGCAAAAGTTAAAGTGAAATTTGAAGGTCAACCAGCAGGCGAACCTGATGATGCGTTGCAAACT GAAACTGAGAACGACACCGATGAACCtcaattacaatatgataGTAGAGATATACCTAACTATCAGGCCAAAATATTCGACAGAAACCCAAAAACGAAATTACCAGATAGAGAATCCAAAGACAACAAGATGGTTATGAGCAAAGACTTAAATAGCCTTGGATACGCCAATGCTGAACCTGTTGACTGGACCAGGGTACAGTTACCGAAGAAACAAGACTTGTTTCAGGAGTTCTATCGTAGGATACACACTCATGT AAATACTGACACCATTGTTCATATCGGCGAGGACGGATTCCACTGTCACAGAATCGTCCTTCAAATATACTCCACTTTCTTCCAGAGGAACTCTCATAGGGAAATAGAGTTACCTACT AGTCAGGTAACCTCTGAAGCCTTCCAAACCATCTATGAATGGATGATTTTCAGTGGCCCCGATAGCAATAAGGTGTTGAGGAGAGACAACGTTCTCGATGTCTTCAGTGCTGCTCAGTTCCTCTCTATTAAAG ATTTGGAAGACCAGTGTTGGGCTTTTATAGTAAgcgaagatttatttatagaagatACTGCTTTCACACTGTACAGGGAAGCAAGGATAAAAGGCATGACTCCAGTTACTGAGTTGATG atacCACGAGTGATGAGGTTTTTCCTGCCCCTGGTGTCGTCGAAAGATTTCGTTGAGTTGGAACTCCAAGAAATTTTGccttttttcaaatcaaattacattTGCGTTACAAG TGAAATAGAAGTGCTAATGGCGGGAGTACGCTGGCTGAACGCTGATTGGCCGGAAAGACAGCAGTACACGGTGGAGGTGATGAGATGTGTCCGGTTCGGTCTGATCTCGCCCTGGCAGCTGGTGGACATAAAGAGGAACCCCGACAACGAGGAGATCCTGGAGATCGTCAACGAGCCCGAAGTGCAGCAGATGGTGGATGATGGACTCGC cTACGTCATCATTAAATACTGGTACGGTAACAACTCCAAGAATTATTACCACTGGATTGACGTTCTTGGTCTCACTGAACCTGCAGAAAGGAATTGGATAGGAGAAGAAAAG AACCATGTCACGTACAAAGACTTCCTCAAGTACTTGGAGCAGTTCATGATCCCGAAGGACCAGCTCTACCAGCAAATGACGCTGATGCAGCCGCCTCGGAGGAGCGACGACGTACCAG GCAGTATCCGCGGTTTGGACATCGATAAGTTGGAAATGCGCAGGCGCACCTTTGAATTTCCACTTTCGACGCTAAAATCGTTGGGAGCTGATAAAGACAAATTTCCAACGATGAGCGACTTCTTTGAAAACCGCAGAAAG GAAGGAGTGGTGTCTCCCCGATCTCCTTCGCAAGAAGTGGAGCTGCCCCCGGTGCCTCATATAGAGCGAAGACCAAGTCCCGATCGAGAAAGACAACTGAGACAAATCGAA GATCAGCGCAAACTTCAGGAGTTACAAAGACAGCAAATACAGCAACGGAAGCAGATTCACCAGATTCATATGTGCACTACTATTCAGAGagataat GTCGATCGATCGCCTACAAGAAGACCGGAACAAATATTGGATTTCCCTGAAAAAGACTCCACGGATACGACGCGCACGAGCCCGAGTGAAACCAGCGGGGACAGCGTCGACACCAGCCTTACAGACAAG aATCGTTATGCTTTCAACTCTGGCGAGAGGAGGCACAGCGTCGCAGCATCATACCTCGCTACTGCAACGGCAGCTTTAGCTGGACCTAAAAA AATGGGTCACATGACTCCAACCTCATCGCCCCCGCCCCTGCGACCGCCGACTGGAAGCAATGTTCGTCCAGACCACGTGACCAGGTCGCCGCCCCCGGTGTCTCAGAACAACAACCGAAGCCCACAGATATCACTCTTCAACCAGTCCAAAGAGTCGCTGGCCAGGCAAAACTT GAATAAGTTGTCCATGTCGGTCCTGGGCCCCAACAACAAGAACTACATGAACGATGGCTCTCTCTTCAATTGGGACCGGGAAACGGTTCTGGTCTTCGGCGGGATCGACCCCCACACTACTTACGGATCGGGGAGAAATactggcaaaaatatttatag ATTCGACCCCGTTACCAACGTGTGGGACTACGTGGGGGATCTGCCGGAACCCAGACACCACCACTCAGTGGCCTTCCTCAGGGGACGAGTGTATCTcgttg GAGGTGCAGACCCCCGGGACGATGACATCAGAGGCAAGTCGGTCGTGGTGTCGACAGTGTGGAGTTTCGAGCCGGTTTCCAAGTCCTGGTACAGCGAGTCCGGCCTCTCTATACCACGGAAGAACTTTGGTCTTGTTGTTCATCGCATGTCTCTTTATGCTATTGGTGGGCAGGACAAGAAAGGGAG GGTGCTCCGATCGGTAGAAAGGTTTGATCCAAAAACCGGTTTTTGGACGGAGGTACGATCGATGAGCGTGGCCAGGATGGCGGTGGCTGCGGTCAAGTACCGGGACTATATCTGGGTGGCTGGTGGCATGACCGGCGAGAAGAAGAAGCCTGTCTGCAAGATCGTCGAGTGCTACAACTCCAAGACTAACGA ATGGACAGAGATACACAGCCTTCGCTTCCCCAGGTGTCTAACCACGTTGTTCGTAATGAACGATAAGTTGTACATTATTGGTGGAGCTGGGAAGAAATCGGAAAAG GATAAAACCGCGAGCAGTGTGAGTGCTATAGACACTTGGGACTGGAAGACTCGCGAGTGGAAGGCTGAGACCGAGATGTCCATGCCTCGCCATGGCCACGCTCTCGCCTACTTGGGCACGCAGCTCATCATCATTG GTGGTATGACAACAGTCTACATGCGAGCATTGAACCACGTAGAGTCTTACTGCTGCGAGCGTGGTGCATGGATCCGAGGGGTGGCAACCCTGCCCTCGCCTCTGTCCGGCCACGGGGCAGTCACGCTGCCTCCTGCCTCTCTAATGTAA
- the LOC128683624 gene encoding uncharacterized protein LOC128683624 isoform X3, which translates to MRKSASSENVNATDITVSNARNNYKRISPDTSIILPKRRYGHLGRIFEHYCITIKPKLYRSNSLTNLTTISSDFNLDFFKRTQKFVSKRYMKESICGSFGDTEYCGNISNFTYMSSKFKGKNKKKEEMSPETYGSKFASEYINNQSERDTTTEANFSSGVDNSSSQGSLDRISTQKAAFPFKSTPSGNFKVQSNQETENDTDEPQLQYDSRDIPNYQAKIFDRNPKTKLPDRESKDNKMVMSKDLNSLGYANAEPVDWTRVQLPKKQDLFQEFYRRIHTHVNTDTIVHIGEDGFHCHRIVLQIYSTFFQRNSHREIELPTSQVTSEAFQTIYEWMIFSGPDSNKVLRRDNVLDVFSAAQFLSIKDLEDQCWAFIVSEDLFIEDTAFTLYREARIKGMTPVTELMIPRVMRFFLPLVSSKDFVELELQEILPFFKSNYICVTSEIEVLMAGVRWLNADWPERQQYTVEVMRCVRFGLISPWQLVDIKRNPDNEEILEIVNEPEVQQMVDDGLAYVIIKYWYGNNSKNYYHWIDVLGLTEPAERNWIGEEKNHVTYKDFLKYLEQFMIPKDQLYQQMTLMQPPRRSDDVPGSIRGLDIDKLEMRRRTFEFPLSTLKSLGADKDKFPTMSDFFENRRKEGVVSPRSPSQEVELPPVPHIERRPSPDRERQLRQIEDQRKLQELQRQQIQQRKQIHQIHMCTTIQRDNVDRSPTRRPEQILDFPEKDSTDTTRTSPSETSGDSVDTSLTDKNRYAFNSGERRHSVAASYLATATAALAGPKKMGHMTPTSSPPPLRPPTGSNVRPDHVTRSPPPVSQNNNRSPQISLFNQSKESLARQNLNKLSMSVLGPNNKNYMNDGSLFNWDRETVLVFGGIDPHTTYGSGRNTGKNIYRFDPVTNVWDYVGDLPEPRHHHSVAFLRGRVYLVGGADPRDDDIRGKSVVVSTVWSFEPVSKSWYSESGLSIPRKNFGLVVHRMSLYAIGGQDKKGRVLRSVERFDPKTGFWTEVRSMSVARMAVAAVKYRDYIWVAGGMTGEKKKPVCKIVECYNSKTNEWTEIHSLRFPRCLTTLFVMNDKLYIIGGAGKKSEKDKTASSVSAIDTWDWKTREWKAETEMSMPRHGHALAYLGTQLIIIGGMTTVYMRALNHVESYCCERGAWIRGVATLPSPLSGHGAVTLPPASLM; encoded by the exons ATGCGAAAAAGTGCAAGTTCTGAAAAC GTAAATGCTACAGATATCACAGTATCAAATGCAAGAAATAACTACAAACGAATCTCTCCGGA TACCAGTATCATTCTCCCTAAGAGAAGATACGGGCATCTAGGGCGGATCTTCGAGCACTACTGCATAACCATTAAGCCTAAACTGTACAGAAGCAACTCTCTGACCAACCTCACCACAATATCAAGCGATTTCA atttagattttttcaagCGTACCCAGAAATTCGTATCCAAAAGATATATGAAAGAATCTATATGCGGTAGTTTTGGTGATACGGAATACTGTGGcaacatttcaaattttacatacatgtcGAGCAAATTCAAAGgaaa aaacaaGAAGAAAGAAGAGATGTCGCCTGAAACATACGGATCGAAATTCGCTTCCGAATACATCAACAATCAATCTGAGCGTGATACAACAACCGAAGCAAATTTTTCATCTGGTGTTGACAACTctag TTCACAGGGTAGTCTCGATAGAATCAGTACGCAAAAGGCTGCTTTCCCATTCAAATCAACACCAAGTGGAAACTTCAAAGTCCAGTCAAATCAG GAAACTGAGAACGACACCGATGAACCtcaattacaatatgataGTAGAGATATACCTAACTATCAGGCCAAAATATTCGACAGAAACCCAAAAACGAAATTACCAGATAGAGAATCCAAAGACAACAAGATGGTTATGAGCAAAGACTTAAATAGCCTTGGATACGCCAATGCTGAACCTGTTGACTGGACCAGGGTACAGTTACCGAAGAAACAAGACTTGTTTCAGGAGTTCTATCGTAGGATACACACTCATGT AAATACTGACACCATTGTTCATATCGGCGAGGACGGATTCCACTGTCACAGAATCGTCCTTCAAATATACTCCACTTTCTTCCAGAGGAACTCTCATAGGGAAATAGAGTTACCTACT AGTCAGGTAACCTCTGAAGCCTTCCAAACCATCTATGAATGGATGATTTTCAGTGGCCCCGATAGCAATAAGGTGTTGAGGAGAGACAACGTTCTCGATGTCTTCAGTGCTGCTCAGTTCCTCTCTATTAAAG ATTTGGAAGACCAGTGTTGGGCTTTTATAGTAAgcgaagatttatttatagaagatACTGCTTTCACACTGTACAGGGAAGCAAGGATAAAAGGCATGACTCCAGTTACTGAGTTGATG atacCACGAGTGATGAGGTTTTTCCTGCCCCTGGTGTCGTCGAAAGATTTCGTTGAGTTGGAACTCCAAGAAATTTTGccttttttcaaatcaaattacattTGCGTTACAAG TGAAATAGAAGTGCTAATGGCGGGAGTACGCTGGCTGAACGCTGATTGGCCGGAAAGACAGCAGTACACGGTGGAGGTGATGAGATGTGTCCGGTTCGGTCTGATCTCGCCCTGGCAGCTGGTGGACATAAAGAGGAACCCCGACAACGAGGAGATCCTGGAGATCGTCAACGAGCCCGAAGTGCAGCAGATGGTGGATGATGGACTCGC cTACGTCATCATTAAATACTGGTACGGTAACAACTCCAAGAATTATTACCACTGGATTGACGTTCTTGGTCTCACTGAACCTGCAGAAAGGAATTGGATAGGAGAAGAAAAG AACCATGTCACGTACAAAGACTTCCTCAAGTACTTGGAGCAGTTCATGATCCCGAAGGACCAGCTCTACCAGCAAATGACGCTGATGCAGCCGCCTCGGAGGAGCGACGACGTACCAG GCAGTATCCGCGGTTTGGACATCGATAAGTTGGAAATGCGCAGGCGCACCTTTGAATTTCCACTTTCGACGCTAAAATCGTTGGGAGCTGATAAAGACAAATTTCCAACGATGAGCGACTTCTTTGAAAACCGCAGAAAG GAAGGAGTGGTGTCTCCCCGATCTCCTTCGCAAGAAGTGGAGCTGCCCCCGGTGCCTCATATAGAGCGAAGACCAAGTCCCGATCGAGAAAGACAACTGAGACAAATCGAA GATCAGCGCAAACTTCAGGAGTTACAAAGACAGCAAATACAGCAACGGAAGCAGATTCACCAGATTCATATGTGCACTACTATTCAGAGagataat GTCGATCGATCGCCTACAAGAAGACCGGAACAAATATTGGATTTCCCTGAAAAAGACTCCACGGATACGACGCGCACGAGCCCGAGTGAAACCAGCGGGGACAGCGTCGACACCAGCCTTACAGACAAG aATCGTTATGCTTTCAACTCTGGCGAGAGGAGGCACAGCGTCGCAGCATCATACCTCGCTACTGCAACGGCAGCTTTAGCTGGACCTAAAAA AATGGGTCACATGACTCCAACCTCATCGCCCCCGCCCCTGCGACCGCCGACTGGAAGCAATGTTCGTCCAGACCACGTGACCAGGTCGCCGCCCCCGGTGTCTCAGAACAACAACCGAAGCCCACAGATATCACTCTTCAACCAGTCCAAAGAGTCGCTGGCCAGGCAAAACTT GAATAAGTTGTCCATGTCGGTCCTGGGCCCCAACAACAAGAACTACATGAACGATGGCTCTCTCTTCAATTGGGACCGGGAAACGGTTCTGGTCTTCGGCGGGATCGACCCCCACACTACTTACGGATCGGGGAGAAATactggcaaaaatatttatag ATTCGACCCCGTTACCAACGTGTGGGACTACGTGGGGGATCTGCCGGAACCCAGACACCACCACTCAGTGGCCTTCCTCAGGGGACGAGTGTATCTcgttg GAGGTGCAGACCCCCGGGACGATGACATCAGAGGCAAGTCGGTCGTGGTGTCGACAGTGTGGAGTTTCGAGCCGGTTTCCAAGTCCTGGTACAGCGAGTCCGGCCTCTCTATACCACGGAAGAACTTTGGTCTTGTTGTTCATCGCATGTCTCTTTATGCTATTGGTGGGCAGGACAAGAAAGGGAG GGTGCTCCGATCGGTAGAAAGGTTTGATCCAAAAACCGGTTTTTGGACGGAGGTACGATCGATGAGCGTGGCCAGGATGGCGGTGGCTGCGGTCAAGTACCGGGACTATATCTGGGTGGCTGGTGGCATGACCGGCGAGAAGAAGAAGCCTGTCTGCAAGATCGTCGAGTGCTACAACTCCAAGACTAACGA ATGGACAGAGATACACAGCCTTCGCTTCCCCAGGTGTCTAACCACGTTGTTCGTAATGAACGATAAGTTGTACATTATTGGTGGAGCTGGGAAGAAATCGGAAAAG GATAAAACCGCGAGCAGTGTGAGTGCTATAGACACTTGGGACTGGAAGACTCGCGAGTGGAAGGCTGAGACCGAGATGTCCATGCCTCGCCATGGCCACGCTCTCGCCTACTTGGGCACGCAGCTCATCATCATTG GTGGTATGACAACAGTCTACATGCGAGCATTGAACCACGTAGAGTCTTACTGCTGCGAGCGTGGTGCATGGATCCGAGGGGTGGCAACCCTGCCCTCGCCTCTGTCCGGCCACGGGGCAGTCACGCTGCCTCCTGCCTCTCTAATGTAA
- the LOC128683624 gene encoding uncharacterized protein LOC128683624 isoform X2 — MRKSASSENVNATDITVSNARNNYKRISPDTSIILPKRRYGHLGRIFEHYCITIKPKLYRSNSLTNLTTISSDFNLDFFKRTQKFVSKRYMKESICGSFGDTEYCGNISNFTYMSSKFKGKNKKKEEMSPETYGSKFASEYINNQSERDTTTEANFSSGVDNSSSQGSLDRISTQKAAFPFKSTPSGNFKVQSNQVVFQSSTVGVLLADPTQAKVKVKFEGQPAGEPDDALQTETENDTDEPQLQYDSRDIPNYQAKIFDRNPKTKLPDRESKDNKMVMSKDLNSLGYANAEPVDWTRVQLPKKQDLFQEFYRRIHTHVNTDTIVHIGEDGFHCHRIVLQIYSTFFQRNSHREIELPTSQVTSEAFQTIYEWMIFSGPDSNKVLRRDNVLDVFSAAQFLSIKDLEDQCWAFIVSEDLFIEDTAFTLYREARIKGMTPVTELMIPRVMRFFLPLVSSKDFVELELQEILPFFKSNYICVTSEIEVLMAGVRWLNADWPERQQYTVEVMRCVRFGLISPWQLVDIKRNPDNEEILEIVNEPEVQQMVDDGLAYVIIKYWYGNNSKNYYHWIDVLGLTEPAERNWIGEEKNHVTYKDFLKYLEQFMIPKDQLYQQMTLMQPPRRSDDVPGSIRGLDIDKLEMRRRTFEFPLSTLKSLGADKDKFPTMSDFFENRRKEGVVSPRSPSQEVELPPVPHIERRPSPDRERQLRQIEVDRSPTRRPEQILDFPEKDSTDTTRTSPSETSGDSVDTSLTDKNRYAFNSGERRHSVAASYLATATAALAGPKKMGHMTPTSSPPPLRPPTGSNVRPDHVTRSPPPVSQNNNRSPQISLFNQSKESLARQNLNKLSMSVLGPNNKNYMNDGSLFNWDRETVLVFGGIDPHTTYGSGRNTGKNIYRFDPVTNVWDYVGDLPEPRHHHSVAFLRGRVYLVGGADPRDDDIRGKSVVVSTVWSFEPVSKSWYSESGLSIPRKNFGLVVHRMSLYAIGGQDKKGRVLRSVERFDPKTGFWTEVRSMSVARMAVAAVKYRDYIWVAGGMTGEKKKPVCKIVECYNSKTNEWTEIHSLRFPRCLTTLFVMNDKLYIIGGAGKKSEKDKTASSVSAIDTWDWKTREWKAETEMSMPRHGHALAYLGTQLIIIGGMTTVYMRALNHVESYCCERGAWIRGVATLPSPLSGHGAVTLPPASLM; from the exons ATGCGAAAAAGTGCAAGTTCTGAAAAC GTAAATGCTACAGATATCACAGTATCAAATGCAAGAAATAACTACAAACGAATCTCTCCGGA TACCAGTATCATTCTCCCTAAGAGAAGATACGGGCATCTAGGGCGGATCTTCGAGCACTACTGCATAACCATTAAGCCTAAACTGTACAGAAGCAACTCTCTGACCAACCTCACCACAATATCAAGCGATTTCA atttagattttttcaagCGTACCCAGAAATTCGTATCCAAAAGATATATGAAAGAATCTATATGCGGTAGTTTTGGTGATACGGAATACTGTGGcaacatttcaaattttacatacatgtcGAGCAAATTCAAAGgaaa aaacaaGAAGAAAGAAGAGATGTCGCCTGAAACATACGGATCGAAATTCGCTTCCGAATACATCAACAATCAATCTGAGCGTGATACAACAACCGAAGCAAATTTTTCATCTGGTGTTGACAACTctag TTCACAGGGTAGTCTCGATAGAATCAGTACGCAAAAGGCTGCTTTCCCATTCAAATCAACACCAAGTGGAAACTTCAAAGTCCAGTCAAATCAG GTTGTATTTCAATCTTCAACGGTGGGAGTGTTGTTAGCAGATCCAACACAAGCAAAAGTTAAAGTGAAATTTGAAGGTCAACCAGCAGGCGAACCTGATGATGCGTTGCAAACT GAAACTGAGAACGACACCGATGAACCtcaattacaatatgataGTAGAGATATACCTAACTATCAGGCCAAAATATTCGACAGAAACCCAAAAACGAAATTACCAGATAGAGAATCCAAAGACAACAAGATGGTTATGAGCAAAGACTTAAATAGCCTTGGATACGCCAATGCTGAACCTGTTGACTGGACCAGGGTACAGTTACCGAAGAAACAAGACTTGTTTCAGGAGTTCTATCGTAGGATACACACTCATGT AAATACTGACACCATTGTTCATATCGGCGAGGACGGATTCCACTGTCACAGAATCGTCCTTCAAATATACTCCACTTTCTTCCAGAGGAACTCTCATAGGGAAATAGAGTTACCTACT AGTCAGGTAACCTCTGAAGCCTTCCAAACCATCTATGAATGGATGATTTTCAGTGGCCCCGATAGCAATAAGGTGTTGAGGAGAGACAACGTTCTCGATGTCTTCAGTGCTGCTCAGTTCCTCTCTATTAAAG ATTTGGAAGACCAGTGTTGGGCTTTTATAGTAAgcgaagatttatttatagaagatACTGCTTTCACACTGTACAGGGAAGCAAGGATAAAAGGCATGACTCCAGTTACTGAGTTGATG atacCACGAGTGATGAGGTTTTTCCTGCCCCTGGTGTCGTCGAAAGATTTCGTTGAGTTGGAACTCCAAGAAATTTTGccttttttcaaatcaaattacattTGCGTTACAAG TGAAATAGAAGTGCTAATGGCGGGAGTACGCTGGCTGAACGCTGATTGGCCGGAAAGACAGCAGTACACGGTGGAGGTGATGAGATGTGTCCGGTTCGGTCTGATCTCGCCCTGGCAGCTGGTGGACATAAAGAGGAACCCCGACAACGAGGAGATCCTGGAGATCGTCAACGAGCCCGAAGTGCAGCAGATGGTGGATGATGGACTCGC cTACGTCATCATTAAATACTGGTACGGTAACAACTCCAAGAATTATTACCACTGGATTGACGTTCTTGGTCTCACTGAACCTGCAGAAAGGAATTGGATAGGAGAAGAAAAG AACCATGTCACGTACAAAGACTTCCTCAAGTACTTGGAGCAGTTCATGATCCCGAAGGACCAGCTCTACCAGCAAATGACGCTGATGCAGCCGCCTCGGAGGAGCGACGACGTACCAG GCAGTATCCGCGGTTTGGACATCGATAAGTTGGAAATGCGCAGGCGCACCTTTGAATTTCCACTTTCGACGCTAAAATCGTTGGGAGCTGATAAAGACAAATTTCCAACGATGAGCGACTTCTTTGAAAACCGCAGAAAG GAAGGAGTGGTGTCTCCCCGATCTCCTTCGCAAGAAGTGGAGCTGCCCCCGGTGCCTCATATAGAGCGAAGACCAAGTCCCGATCGAGAAAGACAACTGAGACAAATCGAA GTCGATCGATCGCCTACAAGAAGACCGGAACAAATATTGGATTTCCCTGAAAAAGACTCCACGGATACGACGCGCACGAGCCCGAGTGAAACCAGCGGGGACAGCGTCGACACCAGCCTTACAGACAAG aATCGTTATGCTTTCAACTCTGGCGAGAGGAGGCACAGCGTCGCAGCATCATACCTCGCTACTGCAACGGCAGCTTTAGCTGGACCTAAAAA AATGGGTCACATGACTCCAACCTCATCGCCCCCGCCCCTGCGACCGCCGACTGGAAGCAATGTTCGTCCAGACCACGTGACCAGGTCGCCGCCCCCGGTGTCTCAGAACAACAACCGAAGCCCACAGATATCACTCTTCAACCAGTCCAAAGAGTCGCTGGCCAGGCAAAACTT GAATAAGTTGTCCATGTCGGTCCTGGGCCCCAACAACAAGAACTACATGAACGATGGCTCTCTCTTCAATTGGGACCGGGAAACGGTTCTGGTCTTCGGCGGGATCGACCCCCACACTACTTACGGATCGGGGAGAAATactggcaaaaatatttatag ATTCGACCCCGTTACCAACGTGTGGGACTACGTGGGGGATCTGCCGGAACCCAGACACCACCACTCAGTGGCCTTCCTCAGGGGACGAGTGTATCTcgttg GAGGTGCAGACCCCCGGGACGATGACATCAGAGGCAAGTCGGTCGTGGTGTCGACAGTGTGGAGTTTCGAGCCGGTTTCCAAGTCCTGGTACAGCGAGTCCGGCCTCTCTATACCACGGAAGAACTTTGGTCTTGTTGTTCATCGCATGTCTCTTTATGCTATTGGTGGGCAGGACAAGAAAGGGAG GGTGCTCCGATCGGTAGAAAGGTTTGATCCAAAAACCGGTTTTTGGACGGAGGTACGATCGATGAGCGTGGCCAGGATGGCGGTGGCTGCGGTCAAGTACCGGGACTATATCTGGGTGGCTGGTGGCATGACCGGCGAGAAGAAGAAGCCTGTCTGCAAGATCGTCGAGTGCTACAACTCCAAGACTAACGA ATGGACAGAGATACACAGCCTTCGCTTCCCCAGGTGTCTAACCACGTTGTTCGTAATGAACGATAAGTTGTACATTATTGGTGGAGCTGGGAAGAAATCGGAAAAG GATAAAACCGCGAGCAGTGTGAGTGCTATAGACACTTGGGACTGGAAGACTCGCGAGTGGAAGGCTGAGACCGAGATGTCCATGCCTCGCCATGGCCACGCTCTCGCCTACTTGGGCACGCAGCTCATCATCATTG GTGGTATGACAACAGTCTACATGCGAGCATTGAACCACGTAGAGTCTTACTGCTGCGAGCGTGGTGCATGGATCCGAGGGGTGGCAACCCTGCCCTCGCCTCTGTCCGGCCACGGGGCAGTCACGCTGCCTCCTGCCTCTCTAATGTAA